AGCTCCTCAAGAAGGCCGAGAGGCCATCCAAACTGGCCGTCCCCTATCATCAGTTTTATGAGGGGAAGGTCCAGGTGATGCCGAAATGCGCTATAAGGACCTTAGATGACTTCTCCATCTGGTACACTCCTGGAGTTGCAGCTGCTTGCAAGGAGATAAAAGCCGATCCAGATAAGTCTTTCTTCCTCACGAATAGGTGGAATTATGTAGCAGTAGTGAGCGATGGGACTAGGGTCTTAGGGCTCGGTAATATAGGGCCTGAGGCAGGCTTGCCTGTCATGGAGGGGAAGGCTCTCCTCTTCAAATACCTCGGCGGGGTTGATGCTTTTCCCCTAGTGGTTAGAGCTCATGATCCGGATGATATGATAAAGCTCCTGGAGTGGGTGGAGCCCAACTTCGGAGGAGTGAATCTCGAGGATATAGAGAAGCCGAAGTGCTATTACGTCCTGGAGGAAGCGAGGAAGAGGCTCCAGATACCGGTATGGCATGATGATCAGCAGGGAACTGCTACTGTAACATATGCCGGGCTGGTCAATGCCTTTAAGCTCGTTGGGAAGAAGATGAAGGACTCTAAGATAGTCCTGTATGGAGCTGGCGCCGCTAACGTGAGGACTGCTATCGTCCTCATAACTGCAGGAGTGCCCCCCGGGAACATAGTGATGATAGATACAGTTGGTCCCCTCTACAGGGACAGGCCCGATATCGAGGAAATGAAGAAGGAGGATAGATGGAAGTACGATCTAGCGATGAAGACCAACAAAGAGAACAATAAGACGATAGAGGAAGCTTTTAAGGGAGCTGATGCTGTAGTAGGGGCTAGCAAACCAGGGCCCGGTGTTATAAAGCAGGAATGGATAAAGCTGATGAACAAGGATCCAATAGTATTCGCATGCGCAAATCCGATACCGGAGATATGGCCATGGGAAGCTAAGGAGGCGGGAGCGAAGATAGTGGCAACTGGAAGGAGCGACTTCCCCAACCAGGTGAACAACAGTCTCGCTTTCCCGGCTATCTTCAGGGGAGTTCTGGATGTTAGAGCCAAGACTGTGACTGATGAGATGTGCATAGCCGCTGGAGATGCTCTAGCTAAGTTCGCGGAGGAGAAAGGATTGCGTGAGGATTACATACTCCCGACTATGGATGATTGGGAGGTCTATCCCATCGAAGCTGTGGCTGCAGCTGAACAATCGATTAAGCAGGGAGTCGCCAGGAGGATACTCAGCAGGGAGGAGCTCTATGAGAGGGCTGTCAACATAATAAGGAACGCTAGGGAGTCAGCGAGATTCTTGATGGAGAAGGGCCTCATATCCTCACCTCCGCCTGAGGAAGATGTCCTGAGGAGCTACGGTCCTTAAAATCACTATAACTTTTTTATTATCGAGGTCCCTTACTCCTTCATGAGCTCATCCTCCCTCGAAGTTATATGCTCATTTCTCCTGTTCCTCCTGACGCTGCAAGTTGCTTTAATAAACGCGGTGAATGAGAGGGCTCTCATAATATCAAATGAGAACGATCTAGCATCGGCTAAATTGATCTCGGATTGGCTCAGGAGCAGGGGTATAGGGGTAGAGATATCCGATGAACTCAAGGAGGGCTACAATTATTACTTCATTCTGGGGGGACCGAAGGCCGATAGGATAGGAGCTATAGCTAGCAAATTCCTAACTTATGATGATAAAATTGCGCTCCTCAATTCAAGGGACTTCTGGACTTTCAGCATAACCACTAAAGGAGGGATCGTGGTCAGCATAGCTGGGAGCACGAGAAACGAGACATTGAAGGGGACTAAAGCCCTAATAGATATCGGAATACTGGATTTCCTCTTCCGGGAGGAGGCATCCACGATACAATTCAAAGGCAGAGAAGAGAAGCTTTCTTACAGCTGGGAGTTCCCTCCGAATACTGGGAGGAATTACTCCATATCCATTGAAGTGCCTGAGGATCTAGTCACTTTCTTCCGCGTAAAGCCTAGGATGAAAGTTGTTGAGTTCCAAACAAGCTCCCCCCTCTTCACATGGTATCTCATGCTCACGACACCCCATGACGATCAGATAATCAAGGAACTAGCTGAAAAGCTCGATTCCATAGCTGAGAGGGAGGGAATGAGGGGATACGATAGGGTCTGGTTCGTAGCCTCCTTCGTCCAGAGCTTGAAGTACTCCCAAGCTAATGAGTACTCACCCACCGGAGATTATCCCAGTTACCCGTTGGAGACCTTGGAGAGGGGGAATGGTGATTGCGAGGACCTTTCGATACTCCTCGCATCCCTCCTGAGGCATGAAGGTTTCGATTCCATATTACTGATAATGCCCACTCATGCAGCGGTGGCAGTCTCGCTTCCAAAGGAATGGGTCAAGCTCCCGAGGGTGAGAGCTGATGTCAGGAGAGCTGGTGATATCAATGTCGCCCTAGTTGATCTGATGGATCTATACGAGAAGATCAGGGATAAGGAGTGGCCGGTAGCATTGGAGATCGAATTCGATAATAAGAGCTACTTTTACGTTGAGACCACCGGCTTCTTCAAGCCTGGAGAACTCCCGAACCTCCTCCAGCTAGCTGAAGCGATT
The sequence above is drawn from the Candidatus Korarchaeum cryptofilum OPF8 genome and encodes:
- a CDS encoding NAD(P)-dependent malic enzyme; translation: MVERKPTVEELLKKAERPSKLAVPYHQFYEGKVQVMPKCAIRTLDDFSIWYTPGVAAACKEIKADPDKSFFLTNRWNYVAVVSDGTRVLGLGNIGPEAGLPVMEGKALLFKYLGGVDAFPLVVRAHDPDDMIKLLEWVEPNFGGVNLEDIEKPKCYYVLEEARKRLQIPVWHDDQQGTATVTYAGLVNAFKLVGKKMKDSKIVLYGAGAANVRTAIVLITAGVPPGNIVMIDTVGPLYRDRPDIEEMKKEDRWKYDLAMKTNKENNKTIEEAFKGADAVVGASKPGPGVIKQEWIKLMNKDPIVFACANPIPEIWPWEAKEAGAKIVATGRSDFPNQVNNSLAFPAIFRGVLDVRAKTVTDEMCIAAGDALAKFAEEKGLREDYILPTMDDWEVYPIEAVAAAEQSIKQGVARRILSREELYERAVNIIRNARESARFLMEKGLISSPPPEEDVLRSYGP
- a CDS encoding transglutaminase-like domain-containing protein, whose translation is MSSSSLEVICSFLLFLLTLQVALINAVNERALIISNENDLASAKLISDWLRSRGIGVEISDELKEGYNYYFILGGPKADRIGAIASKFLTYDDKIALLNSRDFWTFSITTKGGIVVSIAGSTRNETLKGTKALIDIGILDFLFREEASTIQFKGREEKLSYSWEFPPNTGRNYSISIEVPEDLVTFFRVKPRMKVVEFQTSSPLFTWYLMLTTPHDDQIIKELAEKLDSIAEREGMRGYDRVWFVASFVQSLKYSQANEYSPTGDYPSYPLETLERGNGDCEDLSILLASLLRHEGFDSILLIMPTHAAVAVSLPKEWVKLPRVRADVRRAGDINVALVDLMDLYEKIRDKEWPVALEIEFDNKSYFYVETTGFFKPGELPNLLQLAEAIGWPYRDFPIFLVSEKNSPIPLIYDYLTVSRKTSSGYSISLIIKLRNLGEKRADNLRLDSQLYPLGVEAGGVDANLRRLDPFEYRFEVKLNDSIIAEPIDPNGTAVYSVKFFTVSPTVGARVSLYLGSSEVDFLRIRPFRP